The window TTGGCCAGCATTCAATATCGCAGATACCGCTATTTGTATCGGTGCTGCACTGATCATTCTTGAAGGCTTCATCGCTGATAAGAAAGAAACAGTCAGTTAATCACCGAAAATCAGAGTTACGTAATAACCTTAAGCGCTGTCCGTTGATACGGGCGGCGCTTTGTTGTTAAATGGGCGTTATAAACTCAGGTTCGAGAGACGCGTCTCGACGGCAAATATGAGAGGCCTTCGATGGTGCTACATATTCGTCACTCGGCTTCTAGAAACTCGATACTAGGAAGTACACATGTCGGTAATAACAGAAAAAAGTGAAGTGCTCATGCATTTCGCCATTAAATTAGAAGATGGATCTGTGGCTGACTCAACGCAAGCGATGGGCAAGCCAGCCAAGTTTCGTATGGGTGATGGTAGCCTGACAGAAAATTTTGAAAAGTGTTTGCTGGGCTTATCTACTGGTGAGAAAAGCCAGTTTGATCTAGAACCTGCGGATGCATTTGGGTTATCTAACCCAGACAATATTCATCATGTAGACTTAAGTAAGTTCAGTGCAGATACACCTGCAGAAGTT is drawn from Photobacterium profundum SS9 and contains these coding sequences:
- the fkpB gene encoding FKBP-type peptidyl-prolyl cis-trans isomerase, whose protein sequence is MSVITEKSEVLMHFAIKLEDGSVADSTQAMGKPAKFRMGDGSLTENFEKCLLGLSTGEKSQFDLEPADAFGLSNPDNIHHVDLSKFSADTPAEVGTIIGFAGPDGHDIPGIITSVVGDSVTVDFNHPLAGQRVTFEVDVVEIQD